The Pseudarthrobacter sp. NS4 genome includes a window with the following:
- a CDS encoding SOS response-associated peptidase, which translates to MARAVGDLLAEFDAELEDEVNIPPSWNVAPTDAVPIVLERLIDDSTEQQRVRQLHVARWGLVPSWAKDPGIGSRMINARSESVLEKPAFRKAIQSRRCAVPADGYYEWKQGPGKSKQPYYVHPGENRGLVFAGLYEWWKDPSVPAGEPGQWLLSTSILTTDTPPAGSESTVFGKLTALHDRVPLPMDKATMQAWLDPDVDDAAGLVDLVRSGVKDVAADWRVESVGKEVGNVRNNGPELIRPVEALF; encoded by the coding sequence ATGGCACGTGCCGTGGGGGACCTCCTGGCAGAGTTCGACGCCGAACTGGAGGACGAGGTGAACATTCCGCCCTCGTGGAATGTGGCGCCCACGGATGCCGTCCCCATTGTCCTGGAACGGCTGATCGATGACAGCACTGAACAGCAGCGGGTACGGCAGCTGCACGTGGCACGCTGGGGCCTGGTCCCGTCCTGGGCAAAGGATCCCGGCATCGGGTCACGGATGATCAACGCCAGGAGTGAATCGGTACTGGAGAAGCCCGCATTCAGGAAGGCCATCCAGTCACGGCGCTGCGCGGTGCCGGCCGACGGCTACTACGAATGGAAGCAGGGCCCCGGCAAATCGAAGCAGCCCTACTACGTGCACCCCGGAGAGAACCGGGGGCTGGTTTTCGCCGGCCTCTATGAATGGTGGAAGGATCCGTCCGTCCCTGCCGGAGAGCCGGGCCAATGGTTGCTGTCCACATCGATCCTGACCACGGATACGCCGCCCGCGGGCAGTGAATCGACCGTGTTCGGGAAGCTGACGGCGCTGCATGACCGGGTTCCCCTGCCCATGGACAAGGCAACCATGCAGGCCTGGCTCGATCCCGACGTGGACGACGCCGCAGGGCTGGTGGACCTGGTGCGCTCCGGGGTCAAGGATGTGGCAGCGGACTGGCGCGTGGAGTCGGTAGGCAAAGAGGTGGGCAACGTGCGCAACAACGGGCCGGAACTGATCCGGCCGGTGGAGGCGCTGTTCTAG
- the thrS gene encoding threonine--tRNA ligase encodes MSDAQQITLLVDGEETKVTTGTTGADLFFERRDVVVARVNGELKDLDQELPEGADIEAVTIDSPDGLNVLRHSTAHVMAQAVQQLRPEAKLGIGPYITDGFYFDFDVAEPFTPEDLKTLEKMMLKIVNQNQKFVRRVVNEDEAREAMKNEPYKLELLGRKNDAAEAGEGVNVEVGAGDITIYDNVERKEGTTVWCDLCRGPHLPNTKLISNAFALTRSSSAYWLGNQKNQQLQRIYGTAWPTKEALKAYQERLAEAERRDHRKLGVELDLFSFPDELGSGLPVFHPKGGIIRKEMEDYSRQRHVEAGYEFVYTPHITKGHLYEVSGHLDWYKEGMFPAMRVDEELNADGTIRKPAQDYYLKPMNCPMHNLIFRSRGRSYRELPLRLFEFGSVYRYEKSGVVHGLTRVRGMTQDDAHIYCTREQMKDELTKTLNFVLGLLKDYGLNDFYLELSTKDPEKYVGDDAAWEEATRTLAEVAHESGLVLVPDPGGAAFYGPKISVQAKDALGRTWQMSTIQLDFNLPERFELEFQAADGTRQRPVMIHRALFGSIERFMGVLTEHYAGAFPAWLAPVQVVGIPVAETFNEYMFDVVDQLKAAGIRAEVDTSSDRFPKKIRTASKDKIPFVLIAGGDDAEAGAVSFRFRDGSQDNGVPVAEAVKRITEAVRNRTS; translated from the coding sequence GTGTCAGATGCCCAGCAGATCACCCTTCTCGTCGATGGCGAAGAGACCAAGGTGACTACCGGGACAACCGGTGCGGATCTCTTCTTTGAGCGCCGCGACGTTGTTGTGGCCCGCGTTAACGGCGAGCTGAAGGACCTGGACCAGGAATTGCCTGAAGGTGCCGACATCGAGGCTGTCACCATCGATTCCCCTGACGGGCTGAACGTACTCCGCCACTCCACTGCCCACGTCATGGCCCAGGCTGTCCAGCAGCTGCGCCCGGAGGCCAAGCTGGGCATTGGTCCCTACATCACTGACGGTTTCTACTTCGACTTTGACGTCGCCGAGCCCTTCACCCCCGAGGATCTCAAGACCCTCGAAAAGATGATGCTGAAGATCGTCAACCAGAACCAGAAGTTCGTCCGCCGCGTGGTCAATGAGGACGAAGCCCGCGAAGCGATGAAAAACGAGCCCTACAAGCTTGAGTTGCTGGGCAGGAAGAACGACGCCGCCGAAGCAGGAGAAGGCGTCAACGTGGAGGTCGGCGCCGGCGACATCACCATCTACGACAACGTGGAACGCAAGGAGGGAACCACTGTCTGGTGCGACCTCTGCCGTGGGCCCCACCTGCCCAACACCAAGCTCATCTCCAACGCCTTCGCCCTGACCCGTTCGTCCTCCGCGTACTGGCTCGGAAACCAGAAGAACCAGCAGCTCCAGCGCATCTATGGCACTGCCTGGCCCACCAAGGAAGCACTCAAGGCCTACCAGGAACGCCTCGCCGAAGCCGAACGCCGCGATCACCGAAAGCTCGGCGTCGAACTGGACCTGTTCTCCTTCCCGGACGAACTGGGCTCCGGCCTGCCCGTATTCCACCCCAAGGGCGGCATCATCCGCAAGGAGATGGAAGACTACTCGCGGCAGCGCCATGTCGAGGCCGGCTACGAGTTCGTCTATACGCCGCATATCACCAAGGGCCACCTCTATGAGGTTTCCGGCCACCTGGACTGGTACAAGGAAGGCATGTTCCCCGCGATGCGCGTCGACGAGGAACTCAATGCCGACGGCACCATCCGCAAGCCGGCGCAGGACTACTACCTGAAGCCGATGAACTGCCCCATGCACAACCTCATCTTCAGGTCCCGCGGACGTTCCTACCGTGAGCTTCCCCTGCGCCTGTTCGAATTCGGCTCCGTCTACCGGTACGAAAAGTCAGGCGTGGTGCACGGCCTTACCCGGGTGCGCGGCATGACACAGGACGATGCCCACATCTACTGCACCCGCGAGCAGATGAAGGACGAGCTCACCAAGACGCTGAACTTCGTCCTGGGCCTGCTCAAGGACTACGGGCTGAACGACTTCTACCTTGAACTCTCCACCAAGGATCCCGAAAAGTATGTCGGCGATGACGCCGCGTGGGAAGAGGCCACCAGGACCCTCGCCGAGGTAGCCCACGAATCAGGGCTGGTACTCGTTCCCGACCCGGGTGGAGCAGCATTTTACGGTCCCAAGATCTCGGTACAGGCAAAGGACGCCCTGGGCCGCACGTGGCAGATGTCCACTATCCAGCTGGACTTCAACCTGCCCGAACGGTTCGAACTCGAATTCCAGGCGGCCGACGGCACCCGCCAGCGGCCGGTGATGATCCACCGCGCCCTGTTCGGGTCGATAGAGCGGTTCATGGGCGTGCTCACCGAACACTATGCAGGTGCCTTCCCCGCCTGGCTGGCCCCCGTCCAGGTAGTCGGCATCCCGGTGGCCGAGACGTTCAACGAGTACATGTTTGACGTCGTTGATCAGCTCAAGGCCGCCGGAATCCGGGCGGAGGTGGACACTTCTTCGGACCGGTTCCCCAAGAAGATCCGCACCGCCAGCAAGGACAAGATCCCGTTTGTGCTGATCGCCGGCGGCGACGATGCCGAAGCAGGTGCCGTTTCCTTCCGCTTCCGTGACGGAAGCCAGGACAACGGCGTGCCCGTTGCAGAGGCAGTCAAGCGGATCACGGAAGCCGTCCGTAACCGGACCAGCTAG
- a CDS encoding DNA polymerase III subunit alpha, protein MSFTHLHVSTAFSAHYGVSWPEELAQAAAADGATALACTDRDGLYGTIKHLKACMAAGLDPIVGVDLAVLDDDGDHRTQVAGRVVVLARGHNNGAGYRALCRLISDAHARTTGKSGGSVPVAVTRAELASRTLDPHTLKPVLTVLIGPDSDVGRAMGGRRFLRPRTLFKQWLDAMPGGTVVTEIVSQLSAPGSPLSTAHAIRMLRLAEEHHVPAILTNAVRYCAADGAPTADVLDSARTLKSLPELAAEPLLQPNGQGWLKTHDQMLRLAREIISAAGYGAADLKQLMAQTEALADLCRIDPVIDMGWKQPVVPEASVIGISQDPHIELVQRCQSGIGRRFPGIHGAAERTMLSRLDHELGIIHNLGFSSYFLTVAEVSRMIQEMGVRAAARGSGASSLVNYLIDVSQVNPLQHDLIFERFLSRDRATLPDIDIDVESAERHNVYRRIFERFGAERVTLMSMQNGYRARGAVRDAGMALGMDDGEVGEIAKQLWRFSARKFREALQEKPELREFAGRVERRDADGNQQLDLLVDLTERLDRLPRHISMHPCGVILGDATLLDRTPVQPSGLGLPMSQFDKHDMDPMGMLKLDVLGVRMQSAMAFAVREIIRIHPSKEEVVAAGNHPPGQDGSGPDYIADNGRIDLNAVPLDDEPTFELIRSTHTLGCFQIESPGQRELIGKMAPREFNDLIIDISLFRPGPMKSDMVRPFLEHRHGFAPEVYPHPDLKPVLAETHGVTVFHEQILKTFHVMTKCGLARADEFRRALGNEALEPEVEAFFRKAARKQGYSPEVVDNVWGTLKAFGSFGFCKAHGAAFAVPTYQSAWLKTHHPEAFLAGLWEHDPGMYPKRLLVAEARRLGIPILPLDINLSKAEYRVERVQSGPETGKLGIRLSLNGIYGLSATELKRIVAGQPYDSLADLRARSRISKPSIKRLAQLGAFDSLHREAGGTANRADLVHHLQKLSTSGASRKGVEVLEGQLSLPLGDVELRNVTPGLPEPTLVDNVRAELDLMAVDVSTHLMDSHRPMLDRLGVTTADKLLGLRNGTEVLVAGVRVATQTPPMRGGRRVVFISIDDGTGCIDSVFFHEAQEKAGMLLFGTRLLLIRGTTRRTGPRGISLSASMAWDLSRTETLPFPEPTGQGPDVPHPLDGINRSLAITGFNG, encoded by the coding sequence ATGAGCTTTACCCACCTTCACGTCTCCACGGCCTTCAGTGCGCACTATGGCGTCTCCTGGCCGGAAGAACTGGCACAGGCTGCCGCGGCAGACGGCGCCACGGCGCTCGCCTGTACAGACCGCGACGGCCTGTACGGAACCATCAAGCACCTCAAGGCATGCATGGCAGCCGGGTTGGATCCCATTGTCGGGGTGGATCTTGCAGTCCTTGACGACGACGGCGATCACCGCACCCAGGTGGCGGGCAGGGTGGTGGTGCTTGCCCGCGGGCACAACAACGGTGCCGGGTACCGTGCTTTATGCCGGCTGATTTCCGACGCCCATGCCAGGACCACAGGAAAATCCGGGGGATCAGTACCGGTTGCTGTCACCAGGGCAGAGCTTGCCTCCCGCACCCTTGACCCCCACACCTTAAAGCCGGTGCTGACGGTCCTGATAGGCCCGGATTCCGATGTTGGCAGGGCAATGGGGGGCCGGCGCTTCCTCCGTCCGAGGACACTGTTCAAGCAATGGCTGGATGCCATGCCCGGAGGGACAGTGGTGACCGAGATCGTCTCCCAGTTGAGTGCCCCGGGCTCACCGCTGAGCACCGCGCACGCCATCCGCATGCTTCGGCTCGCAGAGGAACATCACGTACCGGCAATCCTGACCAATGCAGTCCGGTACTGCGCTGCGGACGGTGCCCCCACAGCTGATGTCCTGGACTCGGCACGCACATTGAAATCGCTCCCGGAACTTGCCGCCGAGCCGTTGCTTCAGCCCAACGGCCAGGGATGGCTGAAAACGCATGACCAGATGCTCCGGCTTGCCAGGGAAATTATTTCTGCTGCCGGCTACGGTGCCGCAGACCTCAAACAGTTGATGGCGCAAACCGAGGCGCTCGCGGATCTCTGCAGGATTGATCCCGTCATAGACATGGGGTGGAAGCAGCCGGTGGTGCCTGAGGCTTCAGTGATTGGAATAAGCCAGGATCCGCACATTGAGCTTGTCCAGCGATGCCAATCCGGAATCGGCAGGCGGTTCCCGGGAATCCACGGGGCGGCCGAGAGGACCATGCTCTCCCGGCTTGACCATGAACTGGGCATCATCCACAACCTGGGCTTTTCCTCCTACTTCCTGACGGTCGCGGAAGTGTCACGGATGATCCAGGAGATGGGTGTCCGTGCTGCTGCCCGCGGATCAGGGGCTTCCAGCCTGGTGAACTACCTCATTGATGTCAGCCAGGTGAACCCGCTCCAGCATGACCTGATCTTTGAACGCTTCCTTTCCCGGGACCGCGCCACTTTGCCGGACATAGACATCGACGTCGAAAGCGCTGAGCGCCACAACGTCTACCGGCGGATCTTCGAGCGGTTCGGTGCTGAACGGGTCACGCTGATGAGCATGCAGAACGGCTACCGGGCAAGGGGTGCCGTCCGGGACGCCGGCATGGCGCTGGGGATGGACGATGGCGAGGTAGGGGAGATCGCCAAGCAATTGTGGCGCTTTTCGGCCCGCAAATTCCGTGAGGCGTTGCAGGAGAAACCTGAACTGCGCGAGTTTGCCGGAAGGGTGGAGCGCCGCGATGCTGACGGTAACCAGCAACTGGACCTGCTGGTTGACCTGACCGAACGCCTGGACCGTCTGCCCCGCCATATTTCCATGCACCCGTGCGGGGTGATCCTGGGCGATGCCACCCTGCTGGACCGTACCCCTGTCCAGCCCAGCGGACTCGGGCTGCCCATGAGCCAGTTCGATAAGCATGATATGGATCCCATGGGCATGCTCAAGCTCGATGTCCTGGGTGTCCGGATGCAAAGCGCAATGGCTTTCGCGGTCCGGGAGATCATCCGGATCCATCCCTCGAAGGAGGAAGTGGTGGCGGCCGGTAACCATCCTCCCGGCCAGGATGGTTCTGGGCCGGATTACATTGCGGACAACGGCCGTATCGACCTCAATGCCGTACCCCTTGATGATGAGCCAACCTTTGAACTCATCAGGAGCACGCACACCCTCGGATGCTTCCAGATCGAATCCCCGGGCCAGCGTGAACTGATCGGAAAGATGGCTCCGCGGGAGTTCAACGACCTCATCATCGACATCTCACTGTTCCGCCCCGGACCCATGAAATCGGACATGGTGCGGCCCTTCCTGGAACACCGGCATGGATTCGCCCCCGAGGTCTATCCCCACCCGGACCTGAAACCGGTCCTGGCAGAAACCCACGGGGTCACCGTCTTCCATGAACAGATCCTCAAGACCTTCCATGTCATGACGAAATGCGGCCTGGCACGTGCTGACGAATTCCGCCGCGCCCTGGGAAACGAAGCGCTGGAGCCAGAGGTGGAGGCGTTTTTCCGCAAAGCCGCCCGGAAGCAAGGCTATTCACCGGAGGTGGTGGATAACGTCTGGGGAACCTTGAAGGCTTTCGGCAGCTTTGGCTTCTGCAAAGCACACGGTGCTGCCTTCGCTGTACCCACCTATCAGTCAGCCTGGCTGAAAACGCACCATCCCGAGGCGTTCCTTGCCGGGTTGTGGGAGCATGATCCCGGCATGTACCCCAAGCGGCTGCTGGTGGCGGAGGCTCGAAGGCTCGGCATTCCGATCCTTCCGCTGGACATCAACCTGAGCAAGGCTGAATACCGGGTTGAGCGGGTACAGTCCGGGCCAGAGACCGGAAAGCTGGGAATCCGCCTGAGCCTCAACGGGATATACGGGCTTTCGGCAACAGAACTGAAAAGGATCGTCGCGGGCCAGCCCTATGACTCCCTTGCTGACCTTCGGGCACGGTCAAGGATCAGTAAACCGAGCATCAAACGGCTGGCTCAGCTGGGTGCCTTTGATTCGCTGCACCGGGAAGCAGGGGGCACGGCAAACCGGGCCGACCTGGTGCACCATCTGCAGAAACTCTCCACATCCGGAGCCAGCAGGAAGGGAGTGGAAGTGCTCGAGGGGCAACTGTCCCTCCCGCTGGGTGATGTTGAACTGCGCAACGTCACCCCCGGGCTGCCTGAACCTACTCTGGTGGACAACGTCCGGGCTGAGCTTGACCTGATGGCAGTTGATGTCAGCACCCATCTGATGGACAGCCACCGGCCCATGCTGGACAGGCTGGGGGTCACCACGGCAGACAAACTTCTCGGCCTGCGCAACGGCACGGAGGTGCTGGTGGCAGGAGTGCGTGTTGCCACTCAAACACCCCCCATGCGGGGCGGCAGGAGGGTGGTGTTCATCAGCATCGATGACGGCACCGGCTGTATCGATTCGGTCTTCTTCCATGAAGCGCAGGAAAAGGCCGGCATGCTCCTGTTCGGTACCCGGCTGCTGCTGATTCGCGGCACCACCCGGCGGACAGGTCCTCGTGGGATCAGCTTGAGTGCCAGCATGGCCTGGGACCTTAGCAGGACCGAAACCCTGCCGTTTCCGGAGCCAACCGGGCAGGGGCCGGATGTGCCACACCCCCTGGATGGAATCAACAGAAGCCTCGCCATCACGGGATTTAACGGCTGA
- a CDS encoding mycoredoxin has protein sequence MDFTPESGTITMFSTTWCGYCNRLKKQLDAQGIGYTEINIEEVDGTAELVEQLNGGNRTVPTVLFPDGTAATNPSAAEVKSRLAA, from the coding sequence GTGGACTTCACTCCCGAATCCGGCACCATCACCATGTTTTCCACCACCTGGTGCGGCTACTGCAACCGGCTGAAGAAGCAGCTGGACGCGCAGGGCATCGGCTACACCGAGATCAACATCGAGGAAGTGGACGGCACGGCCGAACTCGTGGAGCAGCTGAACGGCGGCAACCGCACCGTTCCCACCGTCCTGTTCCCCGACGGTACTGCCGCCACCAACCCCTCCGCGGCGGAGGTCAAGTCGCGTCTGGCAGCGTAA
- a CDS encoding lipoate--protein ligase family protein, which translates to MHDAGPGARTLTVVRQEDSLGAGRDLEFGLELLARAKAGGIGPTLRLYRPAPTVAFGQRDTRLPGFEAAAQACRDNGFEPLVRRAGGRAAAYHEGTLVVDHIEPDPDAIAGSKTRFGYFGELFAQALRTAGVKAAVGEIPGEYCPGEFSVHGTDPADTSHRVKLVGTAQRVVAGGWLFSSVIVVENSASIRKVLTDSYAALGLDWDPATAGAVNDLVPGLDVEAVADAVLQTYAGHATLKTAAFSSLGA; encoded by the coding sequence ATGCACGACGCCGGTCCGGGAGCCCGCACGCTGACAGTGGTGCGGCAGGAAGACTCGCTGGGAGCAGGACGGGACCTGGAATTCGGCCTGGAGCTCCTGGCCAGGGCAAAGGCGGGCGGGATCGGCCCTACGCTGCGGCTCTACCGGCCCGCCCCAACCGTCGCCTTCGGCCAGCGTGATACCCGCCTGCCGGGATTCGAAGCAGCCGCCCAGGCATGCAGGGACAATGGCTTCGAACCCCTGGTCCGTAGAGCAGGCGGACGGGCCGCCGCGTATCACGAGGGGACCCTGGTGGTGGACCACATCGAGCCGGACCCGGACGCCATTGCAGGCTCCAAAACCCGGTTCGGCTACTTCGGGGAACTGTTTGCCCAGGCACTGCGGACCGCAGGGGTAAAGGCGGCAGTCGGGGAAATACCCGGTGAATATTGCCCGGGCGAGTTCAGCGTCCACGGCACCGACCCGGCCGACACTTCCCACCGGGTGAAACTCGTGGGTACGGCGCAGCGGGTGGTGGCCGGCGGGTGGCTGTTCAGTTCGGTGATCGTCGTGGAGAACTCGGCGTCCATCCGGAAAGTCCTGACCGACAGCTACGCAGCCCTGGGGCTGGACTGGGACCCTGCCACCGCCGGCGCCGTCAACGACCTCGTGCCAGGACTGGATGTGGAGGCCGTGGCGGACGCGGTGCTGCAAACGTATGCGGGCCATGCCACCCTGAAAACTGCTGCATTCAGCAGTTTGGGGGCATGA
- a CDS encoding thioesterase family protein: MTEELPELAEGNAYYQNLGGGCFRSTIHAQGAWNVHEQHMAPAAGLLADALERYQPREDMRMARLSYEILGLIPGGEFQIETSTLRPGRTIELLQAELVAGGRTAIRATAWRMVTSDTSAVAAIEDAAIPGPDDCKPYDGSAVWPGGYIRSLEMRAAEGHRPGAGKVWLRTQHPLTDQNDSSDLARLMGLVDTANGIAARVPPGKDSYAFPNLDLQIHMYRRPEGEWLGLDNAVSFGRDGIGLTSTVLHDRQGPFGRAEQILTLRRT, from the coding sequence TTGACTGAAGAGCTTCCTGAACTGGCGGAAGGCAACGCCTACTACCAAAACCTGGGCGGCGGCTGCTTCCGCTCCACCATCCATGCGCAGGGTGCCTGGAACGTCCACGAGCAGCACATGGCACCTGCCGCCGGCCTGTTGGCCGACGCCCTGGAACGGTACCAGCCGCGGGAGGACATGCGGATGGCCCGGCTCAGCTACGAGATCCTGGGGCTGATCCCCGGCGGCGAATTCCAGATCGAAACCTCCACCCTGCGGCCTGGAAGGACCATTGAACTGCTGCAGGCCGAGCTGGTGGCCGGCGGCCGGACCGCCATCCGTGCCACAGCCTGGCGGATGGTCACCAGCGACACCTCTGCTGTGGCAGCCATCGAGGATGCAGCAATTCCCGGGCCCGACGACTGCAAGCCCTACGACGGATCCGCCGTGTGGCCCGGCGGTTACATCAGGTCATTGGAGATGCGGGCGGCGGAAGGACACCGGCCGGGCGCCGGCAAGGTCTGGCTCCGCACCCAGCACCCGTTGACGGATCAAAACGACAGCAGTGACCTGGCCCGGCTGATGGGCCTTGTGGACACCGCCAACGGCATCGCCGCGCGGGTGCCGCCCGGCAAGGACAGCTACGCCTTCCCCAACCTGGACCTGCAGATCCACATGTACCGCCGCCCGGAGGGGGAGTGGCTGGGGCTGGACAACGCAGTGTCCTTTGGCCGGGACGGCATCGGACTGACGTCAACGGTCCTGCACGACCGGCAGGGCCCGTTCGGACGGGCCGAACAGATCCTTACACTCCGCAGGACCTGA
- a CDS encoding DUF1918 domain-containing protein produces MEAAQGDRIIVHGRTVGSTDRHGVILEVRGQGGTPPYLVRFDDGHETIMYPGGDFAVERGRGS; encoded by the coding sequence ATGGAGGCAGCGCAGGGCGACCGCATCATCGTCCACGGGAGGACTGTCGGTTCCACGGACCGTCACGGGGTGATCCTGGAAGTGCGTGGCCAGGGCGGGACACCGCCCTATCTGGTCCGCTTTGACGACGGGCACGAAACCATCATGTATCCCGGCGGCGATTTCGCCGTCGAACGCGGGCGCGGCAGCTGA
- a CDS encoding VOC family protein — protein sequence MQPRVDFFSLGVRSVPASRAFYADGLGWPVHKEVPGEVVFIQVNHGLVLSLWDARQMQAEAGVSAPGPVPCITLSHNLASPEEVDRVMAEAAAAGAAVIAEPVTQPWGGYSGYFADPDGFRWEVAYNPGWAVDDDGTVTV from the coding sequence ATGCAGCCCCGAGTCGACTTCTTCTCATTAGGTGTCCGCAGCGTTCCGGCGTCCCGGGCGTTCTATGCTGACGGCCTCGGATGGCCGGTCCACAAAGAGGTGCCCGGCGAAGTGGTGTTCATCCAGGTGAACCACGGCCTGGTGCTGTCCCTGTGGGACGCCAGGCAGATGCAGGCCGAGGCGGGCGTCAGCGCTCCAGGCCCGGTCCCCTGCATCACGCTCAGCCACAACCTCGCCAGTCCGGAGGAAGTGGACCGGGTTATGGCGGAGGCCGCGGCAGCAGGCGCCGCCGTCATCGCCGAGCCGGTGACGCAGCCCTGGGGCGGTTACAGCGGCTACTTCGCCGATCCCGACGGATTCCGCTGGGAAGTGGCATACAACCCGGGCTGGGCAGTGGACGACGACGGCACGGTCACCGTATAG
- a CDS encoding DUF2177 family protein: MVILQFLVVAAAFAVIDAIWLKLMNPFYRSHIGDLLADKPHLGYAVAFYVIYIAGIVFFALRPALDGGSWLTAAGYGAALGAFAYATYDLTNAATLKVWPLQLIVVDMLWGAALTGLSTLAGWLVFNGRA; encoded by the coding sequence ATGGTCATCTTGCAATTCCTTGTTGTTGCCGCCGCATTCGCAGTGATTGACGCCATCTGGCTCAAACTGATGAACCCGTTTTACCGCAGCCACATTGGCGACCTGCTGGCGGACAAGCCTCACCTAGGTTACGCCGTGGCCTTCTATGTCATTTACATCGCCGGCATCGTGTTTTTTGCCCTCCGCCCCGCGCTCGACGGCGGCAGTTGGCTCACAGCCGCGGGTTACGGAGCGGCACTGGGCGCCTTCGCCTATGCCACCTACGACCTGACCAACGCGGCCACCCTGAAGGTGTGGCCGCTGCAGCTGATTGTGGTGGATATGCTGTGGGGCGCAGCGCTTACGGGCTTGTCCACCCTGGCCGGCTGGCTGGTGTTCAACGGCCGGGCGTGA
- a CDS encoding NUDIX domain-containing protein, producing MDHSLASAASSTPPVRTGPRDPGDAWVDGERGRYWGRFGAAGVLAYDPSKGVLLQHRAVWSDNGGTWGLPGGALHEGEEAVTGALREANEEAAVPPESVEVLFTTVLDFGYWSYTTVVVLVREPFEPVISDPESIELLWVPLPDVDTRELHPGFAAAWPALRERLAS from the coding sequence ATGGATCATTCACTGGCTTCCGCAGCGTCCTCCACCCCGCCCGTCCGCACCGGTCCCCGGGACCCCGGCGACGCCTGGGTGGACGGGGAGCGCGGCCGTTACTGGGGCCGGTTCGGAGCCGCCGGCGTGCTTGCGTACGATCCGTCCAAGGGCGTGCTTCTGCAGCACCGCGCAGTCTGGAGCGATAATGGCGGGACCTGGGGCCTGCCGGGCGGGGCGCTCCATGAAGGTGAAGAAGCCGTCACCGGCGCCCTCCGCGAAGCCAACGAGGAAGCGGCAGTGCCGCCGGAGAGCGTCGAGGTCCTCTTCACTACCGTGCTGGATTTTGGCTATTGGTCCTACACCACGGTTGTGGTGCTGGTAAGGGAGCCTTTTGAACCGGTCATCAGCGATCCGGAGAGCATCGAACTGCTGTGGGTTCCGCTGCCCGATGTGGACACCAGGGAGCTGCACCCCGGCTTCGCAGCCGCCTGGCCGGCGCTGCGGGAACGGCTGGCTTCCTAG
- a CDS encoding chorismate mutase yields the protein MATIQGNDRDALADKEQLAAVRIAVDEVDDQIVTLIARRERLIRIAGTLKGDDAEVRAPGRVERIIEHVRSAAEKKDIDPDIVESTYRAMISGFIELEMRVHKGNG from the coding sequence ATGGCGACAATTCAAGGAAACGATAGAGATGCTTTGGCCGACAAGGAACAGCTCGCTGCCGTCCGGATTGCTGTTGACGAAGTGGATGACCAGATTGTCACCCTCATCGCCCGCCGCGAACGGCTGATCCGCATCGCCGGAACCCTGAAGGGCGACGACGCTGAAGTCCGCGCCCCAGGGCGGGTGGAGCGGATCATCGAACACGTCCGTTCGGCGGCCGAGAAGAAAGACATCGACCCGGACATCGTGGAATCCACGTACCGCGCCATGATCTCCGGCTTTATCGAGCTCGAGATGCGGGTCCACAAAGGGAACGGCTGA
- a CDS encoding endonuclease/exonuclease/phosphatase family protein, with protein sequence MRVISYNLRKHKASGELLALARNHDVDALCLQEVDSSDLPETLGPLHLADATKGNRLGLAIYYRTSRFTALDTQSFALKKSMHDRLLAPAHERLIGTRVIDNDTQHELVIGSFHAAPLTASNSLRRKQIHAAHAELLSMGKGLMTLMVGDFNYPFFTKNLDVHMKNSGYALSLSNRRTYTRYKVFKGHFDFATSLGLDIQSVETLPRGNSDHLPILVNAEYGPDY encoded by the coding sequence ATGCGCGTCATCAGTTACAACCTCCGCAAGCACAAGGCGAGCGGCGAACTCCTCGCCCTGGCGCGGAACCATGACGTCGATGCGCTGTGCCTCCAGGAAGTGGATTCCAGCGACCTTCCCGAGACTCTGGGTCCCCTGCACCTGGCCGACGCCACCAAAGGCAACCGGCTGGGCCTGGCCATCTACTACCGCACCAGCCGCTTCACCGCACTGGACACGCAGTCCTTTGCGCTGAAGAAGTCGATGCACGACAGGTTGCTGGCGCCGGCCCACGAGCGGCTGATCGGGACGCGGGTCATCGACAATGACACCCAGCACGAACTGGTGATCGGGTCGTTCCACGCCGCACCGCTTACCGCGTCCAATTCGCTGCGGCGGAAGCAGATCCACGCTGCCCACGCCGAGCTCCTCAGCATGGGCAAGGGGCTGATGACCCTGATGGTCGGCGACTTCAACTACCCGTTTTTCACCAAGAACCTCGATGTCCACATGAAGAACTCGGGCTATGCCCTTTCCCTCAGCAACCGCCGTACCTACACCCGCTACAAGGTGTTCAAGGGCCACTTTGACTTTGCCACGTCGCTGGGCCTGGATATCCAAAGCGTGGAGACGCTTCCCCGCGGGAACTCCGACCACCTTCCCATCCTGGTCAACGCCGAGTACGGCCCGGATTACTAG